In one window of Haloprofundus halophilus DNA:
- a CDS encoding DUF5815 family protein, whose protein sequence is MAQPRVPGGGGDELELPCGETKRVRDLDLGLREFDCACGETHAVVTDSHPPERFLPEFLVEVLREAVETTSEEMPEFGTPHLMGIVLEEFPRRVVGEDVSEDQQVGYAMVWVTDFDSRRLHEIIVELVVELMEHAVSHAEDDAALSQFETEMLQFDVSEFVEQYRAERDFSSDDVYAQ, encoded by the coding sequence ATGGCACAACCGCGCGTCCCCGGAGGCGGGGGCGACGAACTCGAACTCCCCTGCGGCGAGACAAAGCGCGTCAGAGACCTCGACTTGGGGCTGCGCGAGTTCGACTGCGCGTGCGGCGAGACGCACGCCGTCGTCACCGACTCCCACCCCCCCGAGCGGTTTCTCCCCGAGTTCCTCGTCGAGGTGCTGCGCGAGGCCGTCGAGACGACCAGCGAGGAGATGCCGGAGTTCGGCACGCCGCACCTGATGGGTATCGTCCTCGAAGAGTTCCCCCGCCGCGTCGTCGGCGAGGACGTGAGCGAGGACCAGCAGGTGGGCTACGCGATGGTGTGGGTCACCGACTTCGACTCGCGCCGCCTCCACGAGATAATCGTCGAACTCGTCGTCGAACTGATGGAACACGCGGTCAGCCACGCTGAGGACGACGCCGCGCTCTCGCAGTTCGAGACGGAGATGCTGCAGTTCGACGTGAGCGAGTTCGTCGAGCAGTACCGCGCCGAACGGGATTTCTCGTCGGACGACGTGTACGCGCAGTGA